One Thermostichus vulcanus str. 'Rupite' genomic region harbors:
- a CDS encoding YHS domain-containing (seleno)protein, with protein MRKTQWIILSALLAVGIGAASLTPLQNPTVQAQTTVMASEVGESSDGPFFATEGLAIRGYDPVAYFIDAQPVQGSAAHEWEWGGVTWRFANADNLQRFRNNPERFAPQYGGFCAWAVAHNYLYPVDPFAWRIVDDKLYLNANQRVQRNWERDIPGFIEKADLNWPELRTQ; from the coding sequence ATGCGTAAGACTCAATGGATCATTCTTTCGGCGCTGTTGGCTGTTGGGATTGGGGCAGCCAGCCTTACTCCACTGCAAAACCCTACCGTTCAGGCCCAGACAACAGTGATGGCCTCCGAAGTCGGGGAGAGCTCCGATGGGCCTTTTTTTGCGACGGAGGGTCTGGCGATTCGGGGTTACGACCCCGTGGCCTACTTCATCGATGCTCAACCGGTTCAGGGTTCTGCTGCCCATGAATGGGAGTGGGGTGGAGTAACCTGGAGGTTTGCCAATGCCGACAATTTGCAGCGGTTTCGCAACAACCCAGAGCGATTTGCCCCCCAATACGGCGGATTTTGTGCCTGGGCGGTGGCCCATAACTATCTTTACCCAGTCGATCCCTTTGCTTGGCGGATCGTGGATGACAAGCTGTACTTGAATGCCAATCAGCGGGTGCAGCGCAACTGGGAACGGGATATTCCAGGATTTATCGAGAAAGCTGATCTTAACTGGCCCGAACTGAGAACCCAGTAA
- a CDS encoding Tic22 family protein produces the protein MCSNVVPVIAPMGSFLRRAAQVGSMAGILMGITWGGVSVAPVLAQESYLLAQAAPAGPMSRQEVAERLNLVPVFAIVSKDGTPVVANVDREGRTVQVASFWLDQAQAQQVLEQVKASNPEVASQAQVVPLSLGYAYEKSEEERAKNGDLLFEVVPRPSDVEAAKQVLQQTGQNVPPEAIGVPLFYGRSGEGLLTIEQDGYEVVPFFFDRNDLRGALDRAAAQNPDVVQQTQIEVTSLAIVVERMLAPDAQADVQKIAFIPSRSSLEYIQSLARPANP, from the coding sequence ATGTGCAGCAATGTAGTGCCTGTAATAGCGCCTATGGGATCCTTTTTGCGCCGAGCAGCTCAGGTAGGCAGTATGGCTGGGATCCTGATGGGCATCACTTGGGGTGGTGTAAGTGTGGCTCCGGTTCTGGCTCAAGAAAGTTACTTATTGGCTCAAGCAGCGCCGGCTGGCCCCATGAGTCGCCAGGAGGTGGCGGAACGACTGAATTTGGTGCCGGTTTTTGCGATTGTGTCTAAGGATGGCACGCCTGTTGTGGCCAATGTGGATCGGGAAGGCCGCACCGTACAAGTGGCTTCCTTTTGGTTGGATCAAGCCCAGGCTCAACAAGTGTTGGAGCAGGTGAAAGCCAGTAACCCAGAGGTGGCGAGTCAAGCTCAGGTAGTCCCTCTCTCGTTGGGATATGCCTATGAAAAATCGGAAGAAGAGCGAGCCAAAAATGGGGATCTTCTCTTCGAGGTGGTGCCTCGTCCATCAGATGTAGAAGCCGCCAAGCAGGTGTTGCAGCAAACTGGCCAAAATGTGCCCCCCGAAGCGATTGGCGTACCTCTCTTTTATGGTCGCTCTGGGGAAGGCTTGCTTACCATCGAACAGGATGGCTATGAAGTCGTGCCCTTCTTCTTTGATCGCAATGACCTCAGAGGGGCTTTGGATCGCGCCGCAGCGCAAAACCCCGATGTTGTCCAGCAAACTCAAATTGAAGTTACCTCTTTGGCAATTGTGGTGGAGCGCATGTTGGCTCCCGATGCCCAGGCAGATGTGCAGAAGATTGCCTTTATTCCCTCTCGCTCCTCTTTGGAATACATCCAGTCTTTGGCTCGTCCTGCCAATCCCTAA
- the prmC gene encoding peptide chain release factor N(5)-glutamine methyltransferase, whose product MGALPQGSTAARLEQWRLQALGTAQAAGIPSEEVDILLREKLGWGPLQRLMGQEPVGKLGERDPLEEVQALWQRRLEERIPLQYLLGQVEWAGLSLQVTPAVLIPRPETELVVEQASLWLQANPLPQGSCFADLGTGSGAIAIALARQHPNLQLLAVDSSPEALAVAAANVAAHTLEERVQLRLGSWFVPLEPWRGQLRGLLSNPPYIPSGEIPNLMPEVGWHEPRQALDGGPDGLEALRLLIQVAPEYLAPNSFWAVEVMQGQAPWVVEQLQALGCYQQIQVHLDLAGIERVVSAHFLPSS is encoded by the coding sequence ATGGGAGCCCTGCCGCAAGGGTCAACGGCTGCCAGGCTAGAGCAGTGGCGTTTACAAGCCCTGGGCACAGCCCAAGCAGCAGGGATCCCTTCCGAAGAAGTGGATATTCTGCTGCGGGAAAAGCTGGGCTGGGGGCCCTTGCAACGACTGATGGGGCAGGAACCTGTAGGCAAGCTCGGGGAACGGGATCCCTTAGAGGAAGTGCAAGCCCTTTGGCAGCGACGGCTGGAAGAGCGCATCCCTCTGCAATACCTGTTGGGGCAGGTTGAGTGGGCGGGGTTGAGTTTGCAGGTGACGCCGGCGGTGTTGATCCCGCGCCCGGAGACTGAGTTGGTGGTGGAACAAGCCTCCCTTTGGCTGCAAGCCAACCCTTTGCCCCAGGGATCCTGTTTTGCCGATCTGGGCACCGGCAGTGGAGCAATTGCCATCGCTTTGGCCCGTCAACACCCCAACTTGCAGCTTTTGGCGGTCGATTCCAGCCCAGAGGCATTGGCAGTAGCGGCAGCTAATGTGGCTGCTCATACCCTTGAGGAGCGGGTGCAGTTACGGCTTGGCTCTTGGTTTGTCCCTTTGGAACCCTGGCGGGGGCAACTGCGCGGCCTCCTTTCCAACCCTCCCTACATTCCCTCTGGGGAGATCCCTAACCTGATGCCGGAAGTGGGTTGGCATGAACCCCGGCAAGCCCTGGATGGCGGCCCGGATGGATTGGAGGCCCTGCGGCTGCTGATCCAGGTGGCACCTGAGTACCTTGCCCCAAACTCCTTTTGGGCGGTGGAGGTGATGCAGGGACAAGCCCCGTGGGTGGTGGAGCAGTTACAAGCCCTTGGGTGTTATCAGCAGATTCAAGTTCACCTCGATCTGGCAGGAATCGAGCGGGTGGTGAGCGCCCATTTCCTGCCCAGTTCATAG
- the psb27 gene encoding photosystem II protein Psb27 — MFRTFFLRLVGLCLSITLLLGWGNPDAQAARLTGKYYEDSMTMIQTLRTVLSEGDPVMNPEEARAEAMEAIQEFSGRYHGQRYDKLQSFTTLRTVFNTLASQYRMSNRPLKPERMERVLMQLDRAEVALRREG, encoded by the coding sequence ATGTTTAGAACTTTTTTTCTGCGCCTTGTTGGACTGTGCTTATCCATCACCCTTCTGCTGGGCTGGGGGAATCCAGACGCTCAAGCCGCCCGCCTCACGGGCAAATATTACGAAGACAGCATGACAATGATTCAAACCCTGCGCACCGTCCTTTCGGAAGGGGATCCCGTGATGAACCCGGAGGAGGCTCGTGCTGAGGCAATGGAGGCGATCCAAGAATTTTCTGGGCGCTACCACGGCCAACGCTACGATAAGCTGCAATCTTTTACCACTCTGCGCACCGTGTTTAATACCCTGGCTTCCCAATACCGCATGTCCAATCGTCCGCTGAAGCCGGAGCGGATGGAGCGGGTGCTAATGCAGCTGGATCGGGCAGAAGTGGCATTGCGGCGGGAAGGCTAA
- a CDS encoding thioredoxin family protein, whose translation MQVALDTFNQELLTGAGLVLVDFGAPWCGLCRFIQPITDRLSAEWEGAVKVVRVNVDENFLLSRRYQVRSLPTLILFEKGQEVQRLEYFASRDEVLRRCEQLFFTHLRCLSTGSH comes from the coding sequence TTGCAAGTCGCATTAGATACTTTTAATCAAGAACTTTTGACAGGTGCTGGGTTGGTTTTGGTGGATTTTGGCGCTCCTTGGTGTGGGCTGTGTCGATTCATCCAGCCCATTACCGACCGTCTCTCCGCTGAATGGGAGGGGGCAGTTAAGGTAGTGCGAGTGAACGTGGACGAGAATTTCCTGCTCTCTCGTCGCTATCAGGTGCGCTCTCTACCGACCTTAATTTTGTTTGAGAAAGGTCAAGAAGTACAAAGGCTGGAGTACTTCGCCAGTCGGGATGAAGTGCTGCGCCGCTGTGAGCAGTTGTTCTTCACCCATCTCCGCTGTCTGAGTACGGGATCCCACTAG
- a CDS encoding NnrU family protein, whose translation MQFTLSGNLLQGIAPYGSHGTMLVLILGFACAHSGFAYLRPWGEEWMGTRLYRLFFACVSLPLALLLLIYFFNHRYDGIILWNLQALPGIHTTVLLLSALSFFFLYPATFNLLEIAAIQKPELHLFETGITRITRHPQMVGQVIWCVAHSLWIGSSFMVVTSVGLIAYHLFAVWHGDHRLERKYGQSFRELKARTSVIPGLAILQKRQQLRPREFFRWAYLGVFSFVLILYAFHTQMVSAASRVAW comes from the coding sequence ATGCAGTTCACCCTATCCGGCAATCTCCTGCAGGGAATAGCCCCCTACGGATCCCATGGGACAATGTTGGTCCTGATTCTCGGTTTTGCCTGTGCTCACAGCGGATTCGCCTATCTGCGGCCTTGGGGAGAGGAGTGGATGGGAACCCGGCTGTATCGCCTGTTCTTTGCTTGCGTGAGCCTTCCTTTGGCGCTGTTGCTGTTGATCTACTTTTTCAACCATCGCTACGACGGGATCATCCTGTGGAATCTGCAAGCGCTTCCCGGGATCCACACCACAGTTCTTCTTCTGTCTGCCCTCTCTTTTTTCTTTTTGTATCCGGCCACTTTCAACTTGCTGGAAATTGCCGCCATTCAAAAACCGGAACTGCATCTGTTTGAGACGGGGATCACTCGCATCACCCGCCACCCGCAAATGGTCGGCCAAGTGATTTGGTGTGTGGCCCATTCCCTTTGGATTGGATCCAGTTTTATGGTGGTGACCTCAGTAGGATTAATTGCCTACCATCTCTTTGCGGTTTGGCACGGGGATCACCGACTGGAGCGGAAATATGGCCAATCCTTCCGGGAGTTAAAGGCCCGCACCTCCGTGATCCCCGGCTTGGCGATTCTGCAGAAGCGACAGCAGCTGCGCCCACGAGAATTTTTCCGCTGGGCCTATCTGGGTGTGTTCAGCTTTGTATTGATTCTTTACGCCTTCCATACACAAATGGTGTCTGCAGCCAGTCGAGTTGCCTGGTAG
- a CDS encoding NUDIX hydrolase — translation MGSISEERNSLAEFRVGVDAVIFSIDTEQNRLLVLLVRRREEPFRGCWALPGTLVRRAESLEAAAYRILAEKIRVENLYLEQLYTFGGPERDPREAAEGYGVRYLSVSYFALVRFQDTQLLADGVEGIAWYPADQIPPLAFDHEEICRYARRRLCAKLEYSPIAFDILPSTFTLGEVYQLYGTVLGENFSDYSNFRARLLKLGILRDTGQKSTQGAGRPATLYCFDAAAFEKIRHKPMVFV, via the coding sequence ATGGGGAGCATATCAGAGGAGCGGAACAGCCTGGCGGAGTTCCGGGTTGGGGTGGATGCGGTCATTTTCTCCATCGATACGGAACAGAATCGCCTTTTGGTACTGTTGGTGCGGCGACGGGAGGAACCCTTTCGAGGTTGTTGGGCTTTACCAGGCACTCTGGTGCGCCGTGCAGAATCCCTAGAGGCAGCAGCCTATCGCATCCTGGCGGAAAAAATTCGTGTTGAGAATCTTTACTTAGAACAGCTCTATACCTTTGGTGGGCCAGAACGGGATCCCCGTGAAGCTGCCGAGGGTTATGGGGTTCGCTATTTGTCCGTCAGCTACTTTGCCCTGGTGCGTTTTCAAGATACCCAGCTGTTGGCGGATGGAGTGGAGGGTATTGCCTGGTATCCCGCTGACCAAATTCCGCCTTTGGCTTTTGACCACGAAGAAATCTGCCGTTACGCCCGCCGCCGCCTTTGCGCCAAGCTGGAATATAGCCCGATTGCGTTCGATATTTTGCCCTCCACCTTCACCCTGGGGGAGGTTTACCAACTCTACGGCACCGTTTTGGGGGAAAACTTCTCCGATTACTCCAATTTTCGGGCTCGCTTGCTCAAGCTGGGCATTTTGCGGGATACCGGCCAGAAGAGCACTCAGGGGGCAGGCCGACCGGCAACGCTCTATTGTTTTGATGCAGCAGCCTTTGAGAAGATCCGCCATAAGCCGATGGTGTTTGTGTAA
- a CDS encoding sensor histidine kinase, translated as MRSAGSKPDSPQDTLLTPDTEAVDWQFAFERSEVMRAFQQELLLSIGHELRNPLSSQMGSLQLVLSDLCDSPEEEREYLQSAKEAVERLIKLLEEYTRLARHNLPIQPLQPQPTPLYPLLQDVHSLTRLQAQDQGIRYEWPALHPHVQETEPQVPDLPPLSETLTVWADPYGLVQALLGVCRWGIRTLRYGSMALQTYPSPEQEGQLCLEWSLEGRCHVPIEPDISAAWRVSARLLQQMDGHLELCESGIYRVGIKVLLRTA; from the coding sequence TTGCGCTCAGCTGGCTCCAAACCGGATAGCCCCCAAGATACCCTCCTGACCCCTGACACAGAGGCAGTGGATTGGCAGTTTGCCTTTGAGCGCTCGGAAGTGATGCGGGCCTTTCAACAGGAGTTGCTCCTCAGCATTGGCCACGAGCTGCGCAACCCTCTCAGCAGCCAAATGGGATCCCTGCAATTGGTGTTGTCTGATCTCTGTGATTCCCCGGAAGAGGAACGGGAGTACCTTCAAAGCGCCAAAGAAGCGGTGGAGCGCCTGATTAAGCTCCTAGAGGAATACACCCGTCTTGCCCGTCACAACTTGCCCATTCAACCCCTCCAGCCGCAACCCACTCCGCTGTACCCACTCTTGCAGGATGTACACAGCCTCACCCGCCTACAGGCGCAGGATCAGGGCATTCGATACGAGTGGCCGGCCCTGCATCCACATGTTCAGGAAACAGAACCTCAGGTCCCAGATTTGCCTCCCCTCTCCGAAACCTTGACGGTCTGGGCGGATCCCTATGGTTTGGTGCAGGCTTTGTTGGGGGTGTGTCGATGGGGCATTCGTACCCTGCGCTACGGCTCAATGGCTCTACAAACCTATCCTTCTCCCGAGCAGGAAGGGCAACTGTGCCTGGAATGGAGCCTGGAGGGTCGATGCCATGTACCAATCGAACCGGATATCAGTGCTGCTTGGCGAGTTAGTGCACGATTGCTTCAGCAAATGGATGGTCATCTAGAACTCTGTGAAAGCGGCATTTATCGGGTGGGGATCAAGGTGCTGCTGCGCACCGCTTGA